The following DNA comes from Methylophilus sp. 5.
GCCTGCTCAACCGAACTCTCTTCAGCACCGCCCGCTGCGACGCCAAACCCGGCGTTATTCACCACCAGATCAATGCGGCCTTCAGTCTGTATCACTTCCTTCAAGGCCGCGTCTATAGAGGCCTCACTATTCACATCTAAAGCAATCATTTTGTAAGCGCGCAGGTGAGACGGCGCCCCTTTGCGACTGGTCCCGTATACTTTATAACCCGCGTCAGCCAGCATCTCTGCCGTCGCTGCGCCGATTCCCGATGAAGCCCCCGTCACAATCGCCACTTTACTGTGCATGCTATCTCTCCTTGGTTGATACTAAAAAATGGTCAAAGCTAGCTTTAAATCAAACTAACAACTACTTTTCCCTTGGCTCGGCCAGTCTCCAAATAAGCGAGAGCCTCTATGGTTTTGTCGAACGAAAAGACCTGGTCCACCACGGGCTGAATATGCCCAGCGTCAAGCAATTTACCGATTTCAGACAGTTGCTGGCCATCTGGATGCACGAACATAAAGCTGTATTCAATGTCGCGCTTTTTGGCGAGCCTGATGATTTTGTGGCTGATTAAGCCAAAGATCAGTTTCATTAACATCCCCATGCCTCTTTTGCGGGCAAAAGCCGCGTCTGGCGGGCCAATTAACGAGATCACCTGGCTGTCGGGTTTGAGAATTTGCAGTGACTTTTCAATGCTATCGCCTTTTACTGTCCCTAACACCACATCGTAACCATGTAGTAATTTTTCGAAGGCCTGCGTTTTGTAATCAATAACTTCATCTGCACCCAGATGTCGCACGAGTGCCACATTGCTTGTGCTCGTCGTCGTTGCCACTTTGGCACCCAGGTATTTGGCTAGCTGGATCGCGAATGTGCCGATCCCACCGGAACCAGCCGGTATGAATGCCTGCTGTCCGGGCTGAATATGCGCGCGTTCTTTAAGTGCTTGCCAGGCAGTGAGTCCCACCATGGGGATCGAAGCAGCCTGGATGAAATTTAGCGTTTCTGGTTTGATGGCCGCAGCGCTTTCAGGAACAGCAGCATATTCAGCGAGGGATCCCGTGCCTAAATCAAATATGCTGGCATATACCGCATCCCCCGTTTTAAAGCGGGTCACACGGCTCCCGACCTCCACCACAACCCCAGCCAGGTCGCTGCCCATCACCGCAGGGGGCTTGAATTTAAGTATCGGCTTGAATGCCCCCTTGGGAATCATATAGTCAATTGGATTTAAGCCTGCCGCATGCACCTGAACCAATATTTCATCAGGGTGTATGGCGGGCTTTGCAATGTCAGTAAATGCCAGTTGATCGGATTTGCCGTAGCGTTTCAGGATAAGTGCTCTCATCGTGTTGTCCTTTTATGATGGTTCGTTTTTATTTTATATGATGACCATCATATTTTTGGCCAAAAAAAACCTGCTGTCACTATTTCAACTATGTTGCGGTGCATAGTGTTGAAGTGCCGCTTGTCGAAAGGCCTCAGCTAGTTCAGCATCATCCACCGCACGCGCCAGCATAAGCGTACCAACCATCGTGGATACCATCAGAAGTGCTTCAGCATAGGCATCAGATTGACTGGCATGAGGTAATTGACCTTCGATTAAATTAATCATTTCCTTGATTCGTTGAGTAGAAGCAGCCCTGACTTCAGGTGCTTGCCTATGCATTTCAGAACCCAGTGCGGCGAAAGAACATCCCATGTCTATATTTGCAATGTGTTCATTGGATAAATACGCATTCATCAATGCCCACAAGCGTTGCTCTCGTGGCGTTTTGGCGAAAACTTGTTCGACAATGGCGATCGTTTCTGCACCAGCCAGGCTTGCAGCTTCAGCCAGCATTTCATCCCTAGAGGCAAAATGCGCATAAAACCCGCCATGTGTCAGACCAGCCTCTTTCATAATATCGGCGACACCGGTGCCGCTGTAGCCACTTCTACGTATTGCCTTGGCAGCCGTTTCTAAAATGCGCGCATGGCTCATTTCTTTGCGCGTGGCCTTATTTTTTTTCACAGACTGATTGCTCATGTTTTGCATTATATATGATGGTCGTCATATATTAAAGGCGAATGATGGTTCAAATGCTATTGAGGGGGGAGAAGGGGGCCGTGGCCAGGATAAGGTTATCCGGA
Coding sequences within:
- a CDS encoding NADP-dependent oxidoreductase, which produces MRALILKRYGKSDQLAFTDIAKPAIHPDEILVQVHAAGLNPIDYMIPKGAFKPILKFKPPAVMGSDLAGVVVEVGSRVTRFKTGDAVYASIFDLGTGSLAEYAAVPESAAAIKPETLNFIQAASIPMVGLTAWQALKERAHIQPGQQAFIPAGSGGIGTFAIQLAKYLGAKVATTTSTSNVALVRHLGADEVIDYKTQAFEKLLHGYDVVLGTVKGDSIEKSLQILKPDSQVISLIGPPDAAFARKRGMGMLMKLIFGLISHKIIRLAKKRDIEYSFMFVHPDGQQLSEIGKLLDAGHIQPVVDQVFSFDKTIEALAYLETGRAKGKVVVSLI
- a CDS encoding TetR/AcrR family transcriptional regulator, whose product is MSNQSVKKNKATRKEMSHARILETAAKAIRRSGYSGTGVADIMKEAGLTHGGFYAHFASRDEMLAEAASLAGAETIAIVEQVFAKTPREQRLWALMNAYLSNEHIANIDMGCSFAALGSEMHRQAPEVRAASTQRIKEMINLIEGQLPHASQSDAYAEALLMVSTMVGTLMLARAVDDAELAEAFRQAALQHYAPQHS